A section of the Acetomicrobium sp. S15 = DSM 107314 genome encodes:
- a CDS encoding FAD-binding protein has translation DEGAQLGGMIACNAGGSRAVKYGIMRNYVRGLEVVVPTGEILQLGGCSLG, from the coding sequence GGGACGAAGGAGCACAACTCGGCGGCATGATAGCCTGCAACGCAGGCGGCTCCAGAGCAGTAAAATATGGCATTATGAGAAATTACGTAAGGGGATTGGAAGTCGTCGTGCCCACCGGCGAGATCCTGCAGCTCGGCGGCTGCTCATTAGGCTGA